The following coding sequences are from one Humulus lupulus chromosome X, drHumLupu1.1, whole genome shotgun sequence window:
- the LOC133806104 gene encoding uncharacterized protein LOC133806104, which produces MAQMSALTNQIKSLTENKVTASQETVNVAQNSSSNGLVDEKFQYVNQNYNFRPNNNLPTYYHLGLRNHEKISYANNRNVLQPPQEPPTQMGEKPSPSLEELLKTYIVDSKARLDQYDTRLNNIETHCTNMGATMKTSETQVGQLANTMKTKMSRSFPSDTKKNPKECNAITLRSGKELDAPIVEKKKVDEIPINGEKEEDKQKEEIPRKEPLVPNFGSITFPDNPPKITTPLPFPQRFHKKAIDEQFSKFWNIFKKIHINIPFVYAFEQMPNYANFMKEVMSKKRKLEDYEIVKLTEECSAIIKRQLPEKLKDPGSCTFPCVIGELHIEKALCNLGAKVIATTISLQLANHSLTYPRGIIEDVLVKIDIFIFSVDVVVLDMEEDQEILIILGRPFLATGKALIDVYDGNFTLRVNAEEVKFNISNAMKFPKEQADCKRVDVINPCLRDFFKTMFHKDPLDLCLTTPISKEDLGVDLGMNDMEVVDSVFALEALPVEKEVSKKEDINKAPTVDKSSEKKNTTSDEHVLKQLPAHLRYALLEMALPNP; this is translated from the exons ATGGCACAGATGTCTGCTTTGACTAATCAGATTAAGAGTCTCACTGAAAATAAAGTAACCGCAAGTCAAGAAACAGTAAATGTGGCACAAAATTCTAGTTCGAATGGGTTGGTGGATGAAAAATTCCAATATGTCAATCAGAACTACAACTTTAGGCCAAACAACAACTTGCCCACATACTACCATCTTGGCCTTCGCAATCATGAAAAAATTTCCTATGCCAACAATAGAAACGTTCTCCAACCACCTCAAGAGCCACCTACACAAATGGGGGAGAAGCCTTCACCATCACTTGAAGAGTTACTGAAGACTTACATTGTGGACTCCAAGGCAAGGCTAGATCAATATGACACTCGTCTCAATAATATTGAAACACATTGTACTAATATGGGAGCAACGATGAAGACATCGGAAACACAAGTGGGTCAATTGGCCAATACTATGAAGACTAAAATGTCTAGATCTTTTCCAAGTGATACGAAGAAGAATCCAAAAGAGTGTAATGCaattactttgaggagtggaaaGGAATTGGACGCTCCTATAGTTGAGAAGAAAAAGGTTGATGAGATCCCAATAAATGGTGAGAAAGAAGAAGACAAGCAAAAAGAGGAGATTCCGAGGAAAGAGCCATTGGTGCCTAATTTTGGTTCAATTACTTTTCCGGACAACCCACCCAAGATTACTACTCCATTACCATTTCCTCAAAGATTTCACAAGAAGGCAATTGATGAACAATTTTCAAAGTTCTGGAATATTTTCAAGAAAATACATATTAACATTCCTTTTGTTTATGCCTTTGAACAAATGCCAAACTACGCTAATTTTATGAAGGAGGTGATGTCTAAGAAGCGTAAGTTAGAGGATTATGAAATAGTGAAGCTAACGGAAGAGTGTAGTGCCATTATCAAGAGACAATTACCAGAAAAGTTGAAAGATCCGGGAAGTTGTACATTTCCATGTGTTATTGGTGAACTACATATTGAGAAGGCCTTGTGTAATTTGGGTGCTA AGGTCATAGCAACTACTATTTCCTTACAATTGGCGAATCATTCTTTGACGTATCCTAGAGGTATCATTGAAGATGTTTTAGTGAAGATTGATATATTCATTTTTTCGGTTGATGTTGTTGTGCTTGACATGGAGGAAGACCAAGAAATTTTGATAATCTTGGGAAGACCTTTTCTAGCAACCGGGAAAGCTTTGATTGATGTTTATGATGGTAACTTTACTCTAAGGGTGAATGCCGAAGAAGTAAAGTTTAACATTAGTAATGCTATGAAGTTTCCCAAGGAGCAAGCAGATTGTAAGAGAGTGGATGTAATTAATCCATGCTTAAGAGACTTTTTCAAGACCATGTTTCATAAGGATCCTTTGGATCTATGTTTGACAACGCCGATTTCTAAAGAGGACCTTGGAGTAGATTTGGGAATGAATGATATGGAGGTGGTTGATAGTGTCTTTGCTTTAGAAGCATTACCGGTAGAAAAGGAGGTCTCTAAGAAGGAAGATATCAATAAGGCTCCTACTGTTGATAAAAGCTCGGAAAAAAAGAATACTACTAGTGATGAGCATGTTTTGAAGCAATTACCTGCTCATCTTCGATATGCACTTTTGGAGATGGCTCTACCAAACCCATAA